One genomic segment of Mytilus trossulus isolate FHL-02 chromosome 4, PNRI_Mtr1.1.1.hap1, whole genome shotgun sequence includes these proteins:
- the LOC134714340 gene encoding uncharacterized protein LOC134714340, with amino-acid sequence MESISISRLDLILKQFIRIDQYKGYCRLLKEYAMEAFTVDGMPAPIYVAKRMAYSQEDDNFGMVEMKDLLVPLCNTAYLLQCQTPDNAVMKEKKTDFDVT; translated from the exons ATGGAGAGTATTTCAATTTCAAGACTTGACTTAATCTTGAAGCAGTTTATTAG AATTGACCAGTATAAAGGGTACTGTAGGCTTCTGAAAGAATATGCAATGGAAGCATTTACAGTTGATGGAATGCCAGCACCAATATATGTAGCGAAGAGAATGGCATATTCCCAGGAAGATGACAATTTCG GTATGGTTGAAATGAAGGACTTGTTGGTGCCACTTTGTAACACCGCCTATCTTCTTCAATGTCAGACACCAGACAATGCTgtcatgaaagaaaaaaaaacagactttgACGTTACGTGA
- the LOC134713980 gene encoding uncharacterized protein LOC134713980: protein MEKEVSRKIRSHIICLEGLRDLQKDCWFWEKRLKHRNDRMDTFLEENTDEGQYVTSKSQSKYDKLVLKQSEVAKRYRAILVCFQEKMEDEKKLRTVILQKVAAIREKLSSVMKESLIHAYSDMIQAVYMAKEQDGFNLVDQQLTAVNIDGIVEKLYEITSATYNTPVPEDFIQATGPDEKLAEIYYKECNYEVLGMKEGNYFRKLKESRKEGCFFPINGGIRTNPFTSDEKNRGIINIKTGYQVKLKLALMDRTVGFGWVRQNAFYRRKTWGFYFLTSEDATTTSTKGVPSAFPTIEVTDCLDDYRGQGDNSCVVPHDNKHENTEKKEQEDAVIVPMIQKIVDECMHEITLEEKILVV from the exons ATGGAGAAAGAAGTGAGTCGTAAAATAAGAAGCCATATCATATGCCTGGAAGGACTCAGGGATTTACAGAAA GATTGTTGGTTCTGGGAAAAACGCCTGAAACACAGGAACGATAGAATGGACACTTTCTTGGAGGAAAACACAGATGAAGGACAATATGTTACCAGTAAGAGTCAAAGCAAATATGACAAGCTAGTATTAAAGCAGAGTGAGGTAGCAAAACGTTACAGAGCAATACTGGTTTGCTTCCAAGAAAAAATGGAGGATGAGAAGAAACTCAGGACAGTTATTTTGCAG AAAGTGGCTGCCATCCGAGAAAAATTGTCATCTGTCATGAAAGAAAGCTTAATACATGCCTACAGTGATATGATACAGGCTGTATACATGGCAAAGGAACAAGACGG atttaacTTGGTTGATCAACAACTAACAGCAGTTAACATTGATGGCATCGTTGAGAAGTTATATGAGATAACATCAGCCACCTACAACACACCAGTACCTGAG GATTTTATCCAAGCCACTGGACCCGACGAAAAGTTGGCCGAGATATACTATAAGGAGTGTAATTATGAAGTACTAGGAATGAAGGAGGGGAactattttagaaaattaaaggAGAGTCGTAAAG AAGGCTGTTTCTTCCCCATAAATGGCGGAATTCGAACAAATCCATTTACAAGTGATGAAAAAAACAGAGGAATTATCAACATCAAAACAG GTTAccaagtaaaattaaaattagctTTAATGGACAGAACCGTTGGGTTTGGTTGGGTTAGACAGAATGCATTCTACAGAAGGAAGACATGGGGGTTTTATTTCCTTACATCAGAAGATGCaacaacaacatcaacaaaagGTGTGCCATCAGCTTTTCCAACAATTGAAGTAACCGATTGTTTGGACGATTATAGAGGACAGGGAGATAATTCATGTGTTGTACCTCATGACAACAAGCACGAAAACACAGAAAAGAAAGAACAAGAAGATGCAGTTATCGTGCCAATGATCCAGAAAATTGTTGATGAATGCATGCACGAGATTAcacttgaagaaaaaatattggtagtttga